The following nucleotide sequence is from Synchiropus splendidus isolate RoL2022-P1 chromosome 1, RoL_Sspl_1.0, whole genome shotgun sequence.
AGTGACATTTCCACGATCAAGCTCTGTGGACACGGAGGATGGGTATCAAGTCAACAGCACACCTGCAGATACTGATCGGCTCTTGCCATCACCTGCACAGTCACCAGTAACAACACCGGTGAAAGAGACTGTGACGCTAGGCGGGAACGGAGAAGAACCAATTAAAAGGTCAAGATGTGGAAGACCAATTAGACCACCAAAACGTTATTCTCAGTGATAAGCAGCATTATATTGAGTATATTGATGGTTTATATTGAGTGTAGTAAATCTCATTCGAAACGTTAGGGTGTATGGTTTTGAAATATACCTGCTAGTGGAAAATTACTTTCATAACTATATTTCAGAATGTTTGTTCGATCTGTTTAGGATCAATTTTGACTTtgttaaatttattttatttttccaagtaCAAATGTTATGAAGAATCTTAAGGGGGAAGATGTGATGTATGTATAACTTCTCCCACTAGGGGGAGTGTGTTAACTGTGTTGTGTGGAATTGACCTGTGGAGAATTCTAGAACAAGACAGATAGGTAAACTGACAAACAGTGGTCTCTCTGCGTCTCTGTCCGTGTCAACAATATACAATATTACACGCGGTGGTGGATCTAAATCACACTCACGCGAGGAACAAACTCTCATGCgggaaaacagaaaagtgaGCCAAGCCAAATGTACTCGCGCGCACAACAACAGCGGAGAATAACAAACAAAGGAGCGAGAGAAAACTAAGAAGGCGGCTGAGAAAAGTCAGGCGCGCACATAAACTTTTGGAAACAACTAGTGTTTTTATTctcaccaattcaataaatgtcaaaacttggcTTCTTGattgtctgttttttatttttatttttttttgagagCAGTGTGGGGAGGGTGTATCATTTGTAAAGTCAACGATCGAAACAGCAAAGTTGAGTTGATTGTCACTGATTCAGTCAGTTGATTCAAGATGCCTATTATTCCACAGTACTGGTCAGTATTGTAGCCTTGGAGTCCACTGGGAAAAATGAACAACAAGCAGctctggaatgaaaaaaatgactaacTCCAACTGTGCACCATGACCTGGTCAACTCACTGAAGCCACTTTCACACTGAAGGAACCGTTCAGGTCTCTGAACAATTTATAGGAACAATTACCTTTGAAGAACCATTCTGCCCACCACTGCAGCAGAGGGTTGCTGAGAAACACATGTAATGTGTAATAGTGAGCAataaagcaacatttttatgttgtcagtcccgtgtttgtgacatcggtTGTAGGATCATCTAGAGATCCCATGATCCGGACGTCCCAAGATAATAACTGGCATCTAAATACAGATATTGTGTACATACATGTCAATTAATTGTACATTTTGTGAAATTTAAGTTTAAATTCTTGTATACATTTGCtttgtgatgaaggacttgTACAGCTTCTTGCAGTCATGATGATGAATAATGCAGTTCATAGCTCAATCAAGCCTGCATGTGGGGCACGACAAAGAAGCCACTCCAATTTTATGATTTAACATTTACAATTTAGTTAATTTTTTTCAACCCCCCCAAAATGGTATCTAaagcacaataaaaacacatggaTTCAGATTAGCAGTCATCTCGACACCTAGTTTCTACACCTTTGCATGTGGTCACAGAAGAGCAACAGAACACAGGTCCTCTCCACATATATCCTGCAAACTTACAGCGCTAACTACATTTGTAAGAATGGGAAACATGAACACTCTACATTAACATCCCAAAAAGATAATTCACATTAATACACTACAAGTATCAATTTTACAGCTCACCCCTACCTCCATAATCCTTTACTCCAAAGCCAGCCTGGATGGACTGGACATGCTGGATTTGAGCataaaataagagaaaacaTCTGGTTTTAAGATGGTTTGAGatagtgaaataaatgactgatgaGTTGTGATGTGGCTGTGTCTCATGTATTTTGATGAGACAGGATCAGTGatgtaaaatatcatattttagCAGCTATTCACCTAATTTGCCTTCCAGTCTATCATCGACAAAAAGACTGGGTGATGCTTGACTTAACATTTTAGTGAGAAGTCAAACTCCAATAATAAGAAATCCATGCTTAGCACAAGATAAATTACCTCACACTTCTCGATCTAAGtttctgtaatgtggttaaaaacCACAAAATTTCCAGTGCATTGAATGATGCCGACCTGCTGATCTGTAGATTAGCGAGGAGCGTATAAttgcgtgagagttggcagccctgccAGAGGGTACTGAGCTACATCCCCTATCTGGAGCCCTGGCTGCTGTTGGAAAAGGGTCTCAGGATCTGCGCTCTGCTTGTCGTCCTCATGATAGTCTGCCATCGACTTGGAAGCGGGGTTGTATGGTTTGCCATGGCTGGCAGGTGCTAGTGCAAAGCAGGCCTTGCAGTCCCTGCGTGGTGCTCTGGTCCCAGGCACAGAGAGCATCAGTGGTGAAGGTGAGAATCTAACAAACCGTGACATCATCGGTGGGTGTGTCGTCCTGTCTGTTAACAGATTCAGTTATGCTTTGTTTGCTCAGACGTGACACAGCTACATGAACTCGGACAACGAAAACATATCGCCAATACACACACTCGTTTCATACCAGACGCATCCGACATCTTTGtcttaaataaaatcaaatgatgTGAGTGAAGCAACAAATGCTTTCAGAATACAGGGCTGGGGAGGAGGAACGATAGCAGATTTTATTAAGGTATTTTTAGTTGTCAAAAaacagtcatcatcattttcttaGATGTTTTAAACTGGTTCATGGCAAAATTGATTACAGTTGCTTTGGTACTTCTCAGATCACTCTTGAAGTTCTCGAAACTACTTGTTCAAACTGCACATCATTGTGTCACTTGTGCATCTGTTTAGTGTCACTTCCACTTCAGAAGAATGAAAGGTCTCTCCACCAACACTGTCACCACATAGCTCAGGACAACGGTCAGCGCCACGTGACCCACGAACAAATACATCTGGAGAGAAACATGGTAGAATGTTAGACAGAGAATTATCtctagacagacagagataattcagtgtttttaaaagactCACAAAGTTGATGTCTAAATAGTGTATTGGAGTTTCTTGCAGGCCAATGTATATGTAAACAACCAAGGGATGAATTAGGTAGCAGGAGAAGCTGAGGTTTGAAAGAGGAAGCCAGAACTTCAGCGAAAGTAGGCTCATGATGAAACCTGGAAAACAGACAAAATTCCATGGTTATGTCTGGATTTCATTTCGGTGCATCCCAACTGAACACCACACTCTGAAAACTCCTGTATCACCTTTCAGGGTTATTGTTGTGTTCCATTAAAATTAAGGGTTATGTATCAAGAGACTCAGTCTCAGTCTAAGGGCTCATGTTTCACCAAAATTCTTGGGTTGTTTCAAAAACCAATTGATGCACCGGACTGGGGTTTCTGAAAATCCAGTTTGCTCACaacattgttgtgtgtgtttgtacatcCATTTTCTTAAAACAGATTTTGGTTAAACTTTGATCCCCAACACTccatcatttatttctttaagtTTAATTCTATAAGAATTGGAGTAGAGAAGTTCATGTGAACTGAAGAATCCTCTCCGTACCTCCATAGCCCTCCTCACAGGCTAGTACGACCCAGGTAAGAGCTGTCGCCCAGGCGGTTCTGTGTAGTCCCTGGTATATGGCATGTGGTGCTGATGGATGGTCTGGTGTGTCCTGGAGGGCGTAGCTCAACCCCACCACCAGAGCCAGGACAGACAAAGAGCATATCCATCCCAGAGCCGCTTGCCACTACATCGAATCACAGGTAGTAAAATGCAAATCCAGAGATTTCCATTACAACCTACCTTTTTCTTTAGAAGGGTTGCCTTCCTTGTTTTCAGATACACTCCGAACAGAATTCCGATCAAAAATGGTCCATATCTGGAGTAGGGTCTTTGGtagtacaaaaacaaaaaatctggCGTCGTGCTGAAATTTAAAAGGAGAGAGCAATCATATATGTATATTGTGAGGATTTGATTTCATATTCAATTCTCAAAGATCATCTCTCTTCTTACATAAAACCTGACCGAAAGACAGGTAGATGCAGGAGTGCTGTTAAAATAGATCCAGTCAAAATGGTCATCAGCAGCAGGGTGACCACCAAAACAGCAAATACAACTTTGTTCCTgaggataaataaatatattgaagaGAATGAATCCAAAGAACCATGAAGTAATTTCTAatctggtggaaaaaaaacatactttctGTGGGCAAGAATCAGCAGAGGAGTTGTGGCATAGCACTGAAAGTCCAGCGATAGGTACCATGTCCAAGGTAGGCACTTGGGAGGACATTGAGTTATGAATGAACAAGATTCAAACCAATCCTTGTCAAATGATTCTTGTTGCTCTGACTTACAGATATTTCCCGAGTAAATAGATTGTTTATCAACAGCAGGTTTGTCCACCAGTACTTGTCACATTGAAAAAATTGTGAAGGTAGTAGCATCAGAAACGGGCCTCCATTGAACACAGATGAGACACCTTCACAAATCATAACCACAAACATGTAGAGGGGCTGTATCCTGgaatggaaacatgttttcagacatTAAAGGAACCTTAACATGATCTGAAATAATGCTGCTCATGTCACTAAATCTGACCTTCTGATCCTCTTGAAGTAGTAATCTGCCACAAGACGTGGACTCATGGTGTCTTCATTCCTCTGGATTGAGCTCAGGAGACTTTTGGCGCTTAACAAACCACTACAACACAACATGGAATATTTAGAGTCGCACAGTTTTGGAGCACAATagtcttttttctttctgcttcacTGCCAAAGGGCCACAGTCGTAGAGTGCAGCTGAAACTTGAAAAGCACTGAGATAGCACTGACATAAAGCATATTTCGAAAGACTATAAAACACGTCATCAGATCAATAAAACAGCTTCGATCATTCAAGAATTTAGTTTGACTCAAAGCTGATTCAGAAGGAAGAAGGAGCGTGAACAGCAACAGGGAGAAGCCATGCAAGAGAATGAGGAAAGAACACATGAGGTCTGTATAAGTTCGTAGGttatgaacaaaagaaaaagtgaacGTGAGAAAACAGAAGGAACAATAGATTTCTGGTGCCTGACCTCAATAATAGAAACGTGTCCACACCGAGAGCGCTGGGTCCTCCCACTGTAAACACATGCAGGGGGTTCGTTTTCAAAGATGCTTCTATATCTTTTATGTTATCTGTGGTCGGAAGAGTCTTGTCAGACAAACATATTCTTTTTTAAAGGGCAGGAGTGGGTGATACCAATAGGGTGAAATGCTGAAAAGCTCAGAGCATGTCCTGAAATGATCCACAACATGCTCAGAGCTCGGATGCCGTTCAAGGAAGAATAGGAATCCTTGACTGATGACGGGGTGCTGAGGACTCCCTGAGTCGTGGTCTGAAGAGAGAAGGCTTCCAGAAACTGATGCAAACAGCGACTGAGGAAACTCTTCTGTGTTCTCTTGTGTTGTTCTGTAAAAACATGCCATCAAATTACATGATTTCAAATGCCAGATATAAAGTTCCTGTATGgatttaaaatcaaacaaatatttgagcaATATCCAAAATAAGGCTCCCAAAATGTAACTCATTTTTCAGAATATGAACTAAGATCCAGGTTTTTCAGGAGTACACTGTAACACAGATGGAATGCAAGGTTTCTttattcaaaactttttttttcattcagagcATTCGTCTCTTATTTAGTCTACGTTTCCATCAATTGGTCCACGTCAGTATGGTTCGGGTCAGTATGCTTTTTTTAACGTTTCCACTGGGGTCAGAAAAATCCAACTCCGTCCCATTTTTTTGGTACATCTTACCTTCGGTGCTGGAGGGGTCTGAAAAGAGAACTGTCGCTGGTTGGACGAGAAACAGTGCTTCATTGAGTTGTGACTATGTGTCTCTAAATTATTTTCTCTGTGACTGAAATTTTGTTGTGGCAGAGCTACCAGCAATTTCCGCTGACATATGGTGACTGCTATGATGTTTACCTCTTTAATTTAGagacaaaaaacagcagaacccATCTGTTGCAGTCTGTCATTGATGTCTGGGATCAAATACATACCTAACAATGTAAATACAACACTCAGAAGGTTGTGCGGAATGTGTTGCTTTCCCGGTGATGTCAATATTGGGGGGGCAAGGCCTCTACCATCTTAGGATTTGACTGCAGTAAAACCTCCGCATGCACCACAGCTGCTCTTAAGGGTCATGAAGAGGGTGATTTTGGCGCCCACACAACATGCACCCAGATTTGAGTCGGATACACTGATCCCGAGTCTGACAACACAAGTCTGACAATGACAAATGTGGCTGATTGACAGGTAGAAGTTGGAGACACGGTGAacaattgaattaaatgtttatcAAATTTGACGACTTGAAATGGTGAGTAATGTGTAGAGTGCTCTCCTATGAACCCACAGATCCCAGTTGATAAGAaatgaagcttcctgaaaactAATAGTGTAatgttcacacacatttttacatttcttctacttatttagaaaaaaaaatcactccttTTTTTCGAATATAACATAAACTTAAAGCTACAGAGCTCAGTGTGGACTGGGAATGCAAAGGGGCTCAGTGGGGAGAAAGACACGACATGACGTGGACTGGACGTTGGAAACGCTGCATTACTGGCACTTTCATACCGTTTCCTGCTGGAGTGCTTTTTGCAGCCTGCAGTCTGAATTAATGTACATTTTGGAAACTTGTAATGACTCGGCAGAATTTTAAACTTACTGTCTTCTCGTGTATTGCAATCATCCTTTTGACAATTTAAGGAAGAAGACATGTTGAAGTTTCCATCGCTTTTCCCCTCATCCAAGCAGAAAGGTTCGACTGCTGGAGCCTTTTCTTTGCTCCGCTGACAAGTCCTCACAGCAGTGACCAGCGTAGCAGCCAGAGGAATTGCTACTAGAACAGCACAAATGACCCTGTGAGAGAAAATACGGATGGATTTGGGCTTCGCCTCTCGTGCAGGCTCCAAAGATGCAAAAGGAAGAGATGTTAAAAAAGTTAGGTGtgaataattattaaaatattcaaataaatctGCATCTGCATCTATCTTATATGGTAATTGAGCCATTCAGGTCGTTTTAAAAGAGTAAAGACTTCTGGTGTTTTTTTACTTACAGACAAGCGATTCCAGATGCGTCAGGATGAACAGCTTTGGACAAACAATACGTCGACATGACTTCCAGTTTCGACTCATTGACGAATATTGATGGTAAAGGAGGAATGAGGGAGACCTCTCCAAACTTCAGCCTCCCtttgaaggcaaaaaaataaaacaaaactagaAGCTCATCCATTTCTCCATCAACATCCTGCACCACAGACAGCTACCTGAATAaccattaatatatatatatatatatatatatatatatatatatatatataattgctAGTGTTGGGTTCCTGCTGAGGagccagcggtctcactttcatgagcccagaaaactgtgtgctggcgctttaaatggtgtatttaatttgaaggcatttccctgcacagcattttactgtgtttatgctgcaggatgcaaactttccatgacagattgaaagaagctccactgcagacatgctgctgcagagtcAGCAGGGAGTTGGgaatgagggaggaggagacgcATCACAGCCAGCGGTGCTTCCTCAGagcaccggctgtcacacgtgatcagttgttgtgatcggtcACGATCGaacggagcatccctaatatatttatacatgttttGATCTTAACCTGACTATAGTCATGATAGATATCTCCTTTGTTCTAACTCAGAAAACCACCTGAATGTCCGTCATTGAGAATCTAATGGGGCTTGAAGGGGGCTGTAAAATGACTGAGCTGATTGACAGAACAGAGAGTGTTATAAATGGCCCAAATGTTAACACGACTCTCACACAGCTCCTCTAGCGAGTAAACAACTCAGCCCAATAATTGAAACATGGTTTTGGTTTTGACTTTTCCATGGATAAGTGGTGAGGTAATGAGAAACAAGTAGGTGATGACAAACAAGTACAAAATAAGCTGTGTAAGTCCAGCAACTGTATTAGAATCATTGTagacattgtgttttgttttataacAATGTGCTTTTCAGATGTTTAAAAGGTCTTTCATGAAAGGTCCTGTTCTTCACCTTCAGTtctatgtatatttatatttatttagtaatatTGTAGTAATAAAAGTTATATTGAGTATTTGTATTTACTTCAGCCTATTGATTTGTTGTTGCTATTGTTAAATGCTTGTGTtcttcttcaaaataaacaggTGATGGAAGGATAACATTGTTTATTGTGCAACCACTCATTGAAATGATGAAGTTGTCTGGCGGCAGTCAGAAAAAACGTAATGTCTTCACACAGAAGAGTAACAACAGTGGTAGATGAGGATGTATCTTCATGTAACAGGTGTATTATTATACAGGTGGGTGGTTCTCATGCTGCAGGATAACAGTTGCATGTGAAGGGCctctgctcagctcagacttggTTAATTCATTCTTGTCAATGTGAGTCACTGTTCGGTTAGACACTAGTACAGGCCTGGTCATCCTATGGCTCCCAAGCTACATGCTGCTCTTTCCCCCGTTTCATTCAGCTCTTCATCAAcgagccgccgaactggctgtGATTCTGGTCAACTTGACATTGAGATGATCACTTGTATAGGAAACAACAccaaaaagtaagagctatgcTAGCGAAATGTCGAAATATTGTTCAGTAAGACTTTGAATCATAAACAAAAAGCGCCGGGGAGGCTTGGAGCACGTTCAACACCAATGTGACgtggtcctaagacttggaccgtcatcagatccacaatCAACATGACTTACATCACTtagttccacatttcactttgtcattctttAACCGCTACACTGCcgcaaagtcacatgaccagctgttcaggtgaacctTCCAGCCTTACATGTTTGTAGGATGTGTctcttttcagcagcacagtaaaaCATTGTGGCTCttggcctctgactggttggccccCCCTGCACTAGAAGGTTAAGATTTAAACATTGGAACTGATCACACATGAATAGAGCTGAGTCAAagttgtaaataaaaacagtcaaATTGAAGTCTATCTTTGCAGTCAACTATTTACTCAATAATCCTGATGACACTCTTAACTTGTTGACCCGCCTCTACCTCTCCCACTTTATATTAATGGGAACCCATTTATATAAAGTGGGAGAGGTAACCCACTTTAAAAAACCCAACAGACACTGGCAGCCCAAGTTCTAGAACCCGTCACCGAAAAGGACCAAATGGGTTCATTTATCTCAAAGTAGTTATAGCAGTGGCCATCACTGTCCTAATACAGACCATTGTACAGTGAGATATTAATCATCTCCATCAGTGCAACATATGTTCAGAGAAACAAATCATGACTAAGGATTAAATAGGAATTGAAAAGGCTGCACAGCAAAGGTGTGTCTGCCTAGATGAGACAGATAACTTACCTTCGAGCATCAACATGTGCACCTCTTTATCGTTGCAGGAGTCAGGAACACAAACCCCCACAAAGTAGAATAAATCTCCCTGAAATGGAAAAGTGGTTATTGACTCACTCAATAATGACTCACTCGTGGTTCACAAGTTAAATAGATGTTCAAGTTATGCTCAATAAGGGCTTTGAAGCTCATCCACAAAAACGCGGCTATGGCAACAGGTTTATCTTCCAACCTGCTCCCACAGTCACCCattggtggatcagtttgagagccCTGTTCTGAATGGTCTGGTCTCTATGTTTGGTGTCATCACCTGAGTCAGAAACACCTGGCAGTATTGTCCAGAGAAGGAAGCCGTGTGGACAGAGCGACATTCAGACATCAAGCCTGGTCGGTCGAGGTTGCCTCCTCTTACGTTACTTCCCATCTTCCCAAATGAATCGTACACTATAAAAACAGAACGTAATCATAAAAAAGAGGCTTGCacaagtttttttcaaaagctttTGAATTTATGAAACATGTACAACATTCATATTATTTGATCGCCCATACTGGCAGGTTTCAATAAATCTTAAATGGGACAAAGGTCATTTACTTCTTTGCAGACAAACCCTTTACAACACCATatcttaaagcaacaatgcgtaacatttagacataaatacattatttgaagatttcctgagatgactgTCAAATGCTCCACCAGATCAAGACCCTGTCATGGCCAACCCAATCTCCAGACCGGACCCCATTGAAAACCTCTGGGATGTGATTACGAGGAAGATGAATGTTTGCAAGCCATCGAACAAAGCTGAGCTACTTGAATTCTTGCACCAAATATGGATTCCAAAATCTTGCTAAGTTAAAACATTAGTATTGTGATGTTTGaaatttgttgttattttgacCATTTTCTGCAAATTAATACTCTAAATGCCAATATGTTATTTGGAATTTGGACATAATGTTATCAGTAgattataaaatgaaacaaaaatagttAAAGACATATCTATAAATAGTAAAATAGTAGGATCAGAAATATTCACAAATTTGCAGTGGTGTCTTAATTCTTTTCCAGAGCGGTAGctgtacacacactcacacacaaagccTGTTCCAAATCAACCTCCAAGAGCcaaagttttaaaaaagtgttATAGAGCCAGTTTTATGACTCATCATCTCGTCTTGTATTATACCATCAATGGTTCGATGTACTTTACATTAGGATGAAATGTTAGCGAGCCACGGATCATTTGGCGACAGAGGCAGTGGATCAGATCAAGTTTGGTTATGGGTTGCCACACTTGCCAAGCAAACTTtgtctaaatagtttttttctcttctggagTTGCAAAACGAACCCTCCCTTCCACAGCATCCACATTTAACATGACAACAAAGTTCTTCTCACTCTGAAAGACAATAACTGATGAACATGTAGAGGCGCTTGGTTTTTACTTACTGACAACGGCAAAATCTTTTGGATAGTCCTGGCTGagttcctggagaaaaacatccgtgtcattcatgcatttttccAGGGCAGAAGAGCTGGCGATCAGCACCAGCAACAGGTATCCTGAAGCCATTGCAACTTCTCTCTGCAGTAAAAACACTCAGCAGGTTTAAGTATCATTCGTTTATTAAAATCAGCAGGATGTTCCTCCCATCATTAAACACGATCTATGTGCCAAATAAAGGTATTATCAATGTTGTAATGATGTCTTCACTCGTCTGTGAAGAACACGTGAGAAGGTACAGCAAGAAATGGTCAAAATCAGACAGACTGagtcaaaatatgaatataCTATACACCCCACTATTCTCCATTATGGTAATAATGATATTTTCCTCATAATTAAATGAATCGAAGTATCTTTTTACATGAAATAAACTGTGTTATAATGCTATGCCTCATGAGAGACTGAATTCAATAGATGCAGTTATAGTGTGTCAGGTCACCTCAATTTGACCCTGTATGCATGGAAGAATGTGTGAGATGAAAGAGTGGGTCGTGATTGGCAGGAAGCCTCCGGTATAAGCCTCaaggaagtggaggaagaagaTCGATGATGGACCAAGGAGTCGGACAGAGACCAGACGAGAGGGCAAccaagcaagccaatcagaagagTGGATCTGGGTTGTCTGCGTTTACAGCTACCACCAATAAAAGGCAACATTTGGGAGGATCCGTCAACATCGCTCCAAGCCGAGTGGAGTTTGACCTACGATTACCAGGACCGAAGGAGACCAGTACCAATCACTGGAGACGACGCTGCAAGATGCACTGAAAGCATACGAAAAGGGCCAGGGCCAGATAAGTCTTTGTCTGACTACACCACTTGAGCTAAGGCTGAGTCAGGCATAGCTgttgacccagagctctgtcagGGTAAttggactcctctgtcagggaataaattcttttggattttgactttaactttaacaagttaaagtTGTATTTTCCTACACCATTAACTGGCAATATTGTGGCACAGGCAAGCAGAGGACATCATGGAAGAATACTTGCATTTTGCTGTTCTGTAATCGAACATACCGCACACTTTGACTCCATTCTAGGGTACAGAGCTTACGACAAAGGAAGATATTGGATGTTTACAACAACTGTGCCACCAGATACGTATTGTAAAAGACACTGTGACCTTTGAAAACAAGACAGGTGGTAACAACAGCTGTGTAGAACACCAATTTAGTTCTGCGTAGCAATGGTGCCAGGCGTTCAATGCAGCCACAATTGGCACACGTTCCCTG
It contains:
- the LOC128764380 gene encoding O-acyltransferase like protein-like — protein: MNDTDVFLQELSQDYPKDFAVVMYDSFGKMGSNVRGGNLDRPGLMSECRSVHTASFSGQYCQVFLTQGDLFYFVGVCVPDSCNDKEVHMLMLEGRLKFGEVSLIPPLPSIFVNESKLEVMSTYCLSKAVHPDASGIACLVICAVLVAIPLAATLVTAVRTCQRSKEKAPAVEPFCLDEGKSDGNFNMSSSLNCQKDDCNTREDKQHKRTQKSFLSRCLHQFLEAFSLQTTTQGVLSTPSSVKDSYSSLNGIRALSMLWIISGHALSFSAFHPIDNIKDIEASLKTNPLHVFTVGGPSALGVDTFLLLSGLLSAKSLLSSIQRNEDTMSPRLVADYYFKRIRRIQPLYMFVVMICEGVSSVFNGGPFLMLLPSQFFQCDKYWWTNLLLINNLFTREISCLPWTWYLSLDFQCYATTPLLILAHRKNKVVFAVLVVTLLLMTILTGSILTALLHLPVFRSGFITTPDFLFLYYQRPYSRYGPFLIGILFGVYLKTRKATLLKKKWQAALGWICSLSVLALVVGLSYALQDTPDHPSAPHAIYQGLHRTAWATALTWVVLACEEGYGGFIMSLLSLKFWLPLSNLSFSCYLIHPLVVYIYIGLQETPIHYLDINFMYLFVGHVALTVVLSYVVTVLVERPFILLKWKAPRRDCKACFALAPASHGKPYNPASKSMADYHEDDKQSADPETLFQQQPGLQIGDVAQYPLAGLPTLTQLYAPR